The Microbacterium schleiferi genome contains the following window.
GCCCTCGCTGGCGTACCCACGGGCAAACTCGATGTGCTGCGCGCTCACTGCGACGACGTCGGGCGCGACTACGACACCGTCGAGAAGACCGCCATGATCGGCGTCAACCCCGAGTCGACGGTGGATGGCGTCGCCGACCAGGTGCGAGCGCTGGGGGAGGCGGGCTTCACGACGACGTACGTCTTCTCTGTCGGCATCCGTCAACCCGAGAAAGTCGTCGACCTGATCGCCGGGGTCGCCGGCCGGGTGTAGCCGGACTCAGCCGGTCAGCTCCGACCGCACGAAGGCAGGAGTTCTCGCCGATGTAGGACGTTTCACGCGCACATCGTCCTACCGCGGCGATTTCTCCTACGTCGGTGCGCACGAGGGACGGACGCTGAGCCGGTAGGCGGCGCCGCCGATTGGTCGCACGAAGGTAGGCGTTATCGCCGCGGTAGGACCTTTCAGCCGCACATCGTCCTACGTCGGCGATTTTTCCTACCTCGGTGCGGGCAGGGCAACGGATGCTGACCTCAGCCGGCCAGCTCGGATCGCACGATCGCGGCGCCGGCGCTGAGCGCGGCGAGCTTTCCGCGTGCCACGTCACGAGGCAGCGGTGCCATGCCGCAGTTCGTCGACGGGTAGAGGTTCTCGGCATCCACGAACTGCAGCGCTCGCCGCAGCGTGTCGGCAACCTCGTCCGGAGTCTCCACTGTCGTGCTGGCGACATCGATCGCCCCGACCATGACCTTCTTGTCGCGGATGAGTTCAATGAGGTCCATGGGCACGTGGGAGTGGTGGCACTCCAGCGAGACGATGTCGATACTCGACTCGCGGATGCGGGGGAAGATCCGCTCGTACTGACGCCACTCCGACCCGAGCGAGGCCTTCCAATCAGTGTTGGCCTTGATGCCATAGCCGTAGCAGACGTGCACCGCGGTCTCGCAGGTCAGCCCCTCCGCCGCTCGCTCGAGCGCGGCGATGCCCCAGTCGTTCACGTCGTCGAAGAAGACATTGAAGGCTGGCTCGTCGAACTGGACGATGTCGACCCCGGCCGCGGCGAGTTCTTTCGCTTCCTGGTTCAGGATGCCTGCGAACTCCCACGCGAGCTCTTCGCGGCTGCCGTAGTGGGCGTCGTAGAGTGTGTCGATCATGGTCATCGGGCCGGGAAGCGCCCACTTCACGGGGCGGTCCGTGTGGGCACGCACGAAGGCGGCATCCTGAACGAACACCGGCGCCTTGCGCGCCACGGGGCCGACGACCGTCGGAACTGACGCGTCGTACCGGTCGCGGATGCGCACCGTCTCGCGGCGCTCGAAGTCCACGCCCTCAAGGTGCTCGATGAAGGTCGTCACGAAGTGCTGACGGCTCTGTTCGCCGTCGCTGACGATATCGATCCCCGCGTGCTGCTGGTCGGCTAATGCCAGGCGCAGGGCATCCCGCTTGCCTTCGGCGAGGATGTCGTCATCCAGCTTCCAGGGCGACCAGAGCGTCTCGGGCTGAGCGAGCCATGACGGCTTGGGCAGGCTGCCGGCGGTGGAGGTGGGCAGGAGCGTCATGCCTGAACCCCCTCCAACTCGCGGGCAGAGAACTGCGCCGACCACAACTCGAGCGTCTCCCGGTGCGGCTCGATGAAGTGCTCCTGCGCGAACCGGCCCTGCTCGACGGCGAGGCGGCTGCGCTCCTCGCGGTCGTACTCGATGCGCGTGAGCGAGTAGTCGGGCTGGGTCAGGCTCGGCTGGAACCGCGCCGGAGCGGCAGAGTTGGCGTTGTAGATCTCTGGTCGGTAGATCTTCTGGAACGTCTCCATCGTGCTGATCGTCGCGATCAGTTCGAGGTCCGAGTAGTCGGCGAGCAGATCCCCAACGTGGTAGAACGCGAGCGGTGCGGAGCTGCGCGGCGGCATGAAGTACCGCACCTGCATCCCCATCTTCGCGAAGTAGTCATCGGTCAGCGAGTACTCGTCCTGGCGGTACTCGACCCCGAGAACCGGATGCCGCGTGGCGGTGCGGTGGTAGGTCTTGGTGCTCGAGACGCTGAGGCAGATGACGGGAGCCTTCGCGAAGTGCCGTGTGTAGGCATCCGAGGCGACGAAGCTGCGGAACAGATTGCCGTGCAGTACCCCGAAGTCCTCGGGGACGCTGAACCCGGATCCGCCCGCGTTATGGGCGGGGAGCACGACGCTGAAGTCGTAGTCCCGCACGTATGACGAGAAGTTGTTGCCCACGATGCCCGGGAGACGGGTGCCCGAGTGGTGATCGACGATCGTCGTCTCGAGGACTTCGATGATCGGGAAGCGCTCGCCGTCGCCGTCCTCATCGAGATCGATCGACACCGAGACGATGTCGAGGTCGACCGAGTAGCGGTCAGCCGATTCGTTGTCGCCATCGGCGAGTTCGTTGAACCGGTTGTTGATCATCCGGATCGCGTTGCGGAGGTTCTCCTGGCGGTTCTCTCCTCGCGCGAGGTTCGCGAAGTTGGTGGTGATGCGCGTGTTGTCGAGGGGACGGTAGTCCTCGTCGAATCGGACGCGGTCGAGAGTGAAGACAGGGACGGGCGGAGACGTCAGACGCATGACAGACCGATCGTGTTCGGGCGAGCCAGGGCGGCCCGCTGAGTTGTCAGGGAGCCGCAGCGCGTGCCCGGTCACATACCCGGGCGCGAGGCTTCGCGTCATGCTGCGATGGCTTCGAGGATGGCGCCTGGGTATCGGTCTCGCAAGTCGCGTCGTAACACAGTGTCGCTCAGGTCGTGATGTCGGACGCCGACTTCCCTGCTTGGCGTTACCGCACGGGGGTAGGAGATATCCCGACGGTAGGCGGGTTCGGTGGTGATTCGTCCTTCCACCCGGACTATTCCTGCCTCCGAGAGGTGGGGACCACGGGCAGACGGATGCCGGGTGCTATGCCGTGACGCGAGCGGATGCCGATTCCACGCCAACGGGAACCAGGCGGGTCAGCTGCGTGACGTGGCGGGGTTCCAGTTCGGCAAGGCTCGAGACGCCGAGCAGCCGCATCGTGCGCTCGATCTCGGTGCGCAGGATCTCGATCGTGCGATCCACCCCCTGTCGCCCGCCGGCCATCAGCCCGTACAGGTAGGCCCGTCCGATGAGGGTGAACTTCGCGCCCATCGCGATGGAGGCAACGATGTCGGCGCCGTTCATGATGCCCGTATCGATCATGACCGTGGCATCCTTGCCGACCTCGCGGACGACCTGCGGCAGGAGGTGGAAGGGGATCGGAGCGCGGTCGAGCTGGCGGCCACCGTGGTTGGAGAGGATGATCCCGTCGACCCCGTGATCGATCAGGCGTACCGAGTCCTCGACGTTCTGCACGCCCTTGATGACGATCTTCCCGGGCCACAGGTCACGGATCACGGCCAGGTCGTCGTAGCTGATGGTCGGGTCCATGGCGGCATCCAGCAGCTCGCCGACCGTGCCGCCGGTGGACGAGAGCGATGCGAACTCGAGCTTCGGGGTCGTCAGGAAGTCGTACCACCACCACGGGCGCGGGATGGCGTTGATGATCGTGCCGAGGGTGAGCTGCGGGGGGATCGCGAACCCGTTGCGCTTGTCGCGTAGCCGCGCTCCTGCGACCGGGGTGTCGACGGTGAACATGAGGGTGTCGAAGCCCGCTGCGGCCGCGCGCCGCGCCAGCCCGTAGGAGATCTCGCGGTCGCGCATGACGTAGAGCTGGAACCAGTTGCGACCGTGGGGGTTTGTCGCTTTCACGTCCTCGATGGAGGTCGTCCCGAGCGTCGAGAGCGTGAACGGGATGCCGGCGGCGCCGGCGGCCGAGGCGCCGGCGATCTCGCCCTCGGTCTGCATGAGCCGGGTGAATCCGGTGGGGGCGATCCCGAACGGCAGCGCTGAGGATCCCCCGAGGATGTCGACGGAGGTGTCCAGTTCGGGGGCGGGGTGAGGATGTCGGGGTGGAACTCGATGTCCTCGAACGCCTGGCGCGCGCGGCCGAGCGACAGTTCGCCCTCGGCGGCGCCGTCGGTGTAGTCGAATGCGGCCTTCGGTGTGCGGCGCTTGGCGATCGCACGCAGATCCGCGATCGTCAGAGCCGACTGCAGGCGGCGTTTGCGGCCGTTCAGTTCGGGAGCCTTGAACTTCATGAGCTCGAAGATCTCGGCGGGCTGGGGAAGCTGACGCTGCACTATCGCGGTGTCCTTTCCGTCATCGGATGCGGCTCGAGGGAGCCGGGTCGTATTGCCGCGGCTGATGTGTCCTGACCACACGGTATCGCAGATCTTCGAGTGCGCCGGCGACGAGCCCGACGGCCCTCGCCTGCACCAGGACGTTCCCGAGCGCCGTCGCCTCGACGGGTCCGGCGAGGACCGGGACCCCTGCCCGGTCGGCGGTGCGTTGGCACAGGAGCCGGTTCAGCGCGCCGCCGCCCACGAGGTGGATCGTGCGCACCGGCTGTCCGGAGAGCTCGGATGCCGTGCGTACGGTGCTCGCGAAGGCCTCCGCGAGGCTCTCCACGATCGCCCGCGTGATAGCCGCACGCGTGATGGGCGGTGCCATCCCGCGCTCGCGGTACCAGTCCGCGATGCGTCCCGGAAGATCACCGGGGGTGAGGAACCGGGCGTCGCCGGCGTCGAAGACCTCTGCCGGAGCGGCAACCTCGGCGGCGTTTCCCAGGAGCGTCGGCAGGTCGATGGCTTCGTCCGTCTCCCTCTCCCACTGCCGCACGGACTCGCTCAGCAGCCAGAGCCCCATGACGTTGTGGAGGAACCGGATGCGCCCATCGACGCCGCGCTCGTTGGTGAAGTTCGCCTCGCGCGCGGCATCCGAGATCACCGGATGCTCGAGCTCGACACCCACGAGCCCCCACGTGCCGCACGAGATGTAGGCCGCGCTCGTCGGATCGGTCATCGGAACCGCGACGACCGCAGACGCCGTGTCGTGCGACCCGACCGCGACCACCTCGGCGCTGGTGCCGAGGTCTGCGGCCAGATCCGGACGCAGCGAACCGATGCGTTCGCCGGGATCGACGAGCGGTGGCAGCAGCGAGCTCGGGATGCCGAGGTCGTCGCACAACTGCGCATCCCACTGTCCATCCGCGATGCGCACGAGGCCTGTCGTCGAGGCGTTGGTCAACTCCGACACCCGCACGCCGGTCAACTGGAAGGCCAGCGCATCGGGGATCAGCAGCGCGTGATCGGCGACCTCCAGCATCCCGCCCTGCCGCTCTGCCGCTAGTTGGTACAGGGTGTTGAACGGCAGGAACTGCAGGCCGTTGCGGCGGTAGAGGTCGGCGAATGGATGCCGCGCGTGCACCGCCTCGATGCCCGCCGCAGTTCGCTCATCCCGGTAGTGGAACGGCTCGCCCAGCATCCGGTCGCCGCGCAGCAGCACGTAGTCGACGGCCCAGGAATCGATCCCGATGCTCGCGAGATCGGGGGCCTCGCGGGCGGCGCTCGCGAGGCCCGCCAGAGCCTCGGCGTAGAGCCGCGTGAGATCCCAGTGCAACCCGGAGGCCAGCCGCACCGGCCCGTTCGGGAACCGTGCAACGGCCTCGAGTTCGAGGACATCGGGGCCGATCTGGCCGAGCATGACCCGCCCGCTCGTCGCGCCCAGGTCAATCGCCGCAACGGTTCCCGATGCGGTGCGCTCTCGCGCAGCGCGGGACTCCTCGCTCATCGCAGGAAGGCCGCCGCGACGCCGGAGTCGACGGGGATGTGCAGGCCGGTCGTGCGGCTGAGCTCTGGCCCCGTGAGCACGAACACGGCGTCGGCGACGTTCTCGGGCACGACCTCGCGCTTGAGGATCGTGCGGTTCGCGTAGAACTGGCCGAGGTCTTCTTCCTTGACGCCGTAGGTCGCGGCGCGGTTGGCGCCCCAGCCGGATGCGAAGATGCCCGAGCCGCGCACGACGCCGTCGGGGTTGATGCCGTTGACCCGGATGCCGAACTCGCCGAGCTCGACGGCGAGGAGGCGCACCTGGTGGGCCTGGTCGGCTTTCGTCGCAGAGTAGGCGATGTTGTTGGGTCCGGCGAAGACCGAGTTCTTCGAGGAGATGTAGATGACGTCTCCGCCCATGCCCTGCGCAATCATCGCGCGCGCTGCGGTCTTGGCGACCAGGAACGATCCCTTGGCCATCACATTGTGCTGCAGGTCCCAGTCCTTCTCGGTGGTCTCCAGCATGGGCTTGGACAGCGACAGGCCCGCGTTGTTGACGACGAGGTCGATGCCGCCGAAGGCCAGAACCGCCGCATCGATCGCGGCCTGAACGGCTGCTTCGTCGGCGACGTTGGCCGCGACACCGATCGCGACATCCGTGCCGCCGAGTTCCGCGGCCGCAGCCTGCGCCTTCTCGAGGTCGAGGTCGGCGATCACGACGCAGGCACCTTCTGCGGCGAGCCGGGTGGCGATCGCCTTACCGATGCCCGAGGCGGCGCCGGTCACGAGAGCAACACGCCCCTGATGGGACTTCGGCTTCGGCATCCGCTGGAGCTTCGCCTCTTCGAGGGCCCAGTACTCAATGCGGAACTTCTCGGCATCCGAGATCGGCGTGTAGGTCGAGAGGGCTTCCGCGCCCCGCATGACATTGATGGCATTGAGGTAGAACTCGCCAGCCACCCGCGCGGTCTGCTTGTTCGCGCCGAAGCTGAACATGCCCACGCCCGGCACGAGCACGATGAGGGGGTCAGCGCCACGGATGGCGGGGCTGTTCTCATCGGCGTGCGCGTCGTAATACGCCTGGTAGTCCGCGCGGTAGGCGGCGTGCAGCTCCTTCAGCCGCGAGAGTTGCTCGTCGACCGAGGCCGTGGCCGGCAGGTCGAGGAGCATCGGCTTGACCTTCGTGCGCAGGAAGTGGTCGGGGCAGCTCGTGCCGAGCTCCGCCAGCGCCGGAGCCTTCTCGGATGCCAGGAAGTCGAGCACGCGCTCGTCGTCGGTGAAGTGTCCGACCATGACCCGGTCGGTCGAAGCCAGGCCCCGGATCGTGGGCGCGAGAGCCGCAGCCCGGGCGCGACGCTCGGCCTCGGGGAGTGCCTCGAAGCCGTGGCGAACTCCGCCAAACGGGGCAGGTTCCCCGTGTTCGGCGATGTACTCGGTGGCCGTAGCGATGATCCATGAGGAGTTCGCTTCGGCTTCGTCGGAGGTGTCTCCCCAGGCCGTGATGCCGTGGCCGCCGAGAATGCACCCGACGGCATCCGGGTTCTGGGTCTTGATCTCGGCGATGTCCAGGCCCAGCTGGAATCCGGGGCGCCGCCACGGCACCCACACGACCTTCTCGCCGAAGATCTCGCGCGTGAGGCGCTCGCCGTCAGCGGCGGTCGCGATCGCGATGCCGGCATCCGGATGCAGGTGGTCGACGTGTGCGGCATCCACGAGCGCGTGCATCGCGGTGTCGATCGAGGGCGCGGCTCCCCCCTTGCCGTGCAGGCAGTAGTCGAACGCGGCGACCATCTCGTCTTCGCGGTCGAGTCCGGGGTAGACATCCACGAGCGCACGCACGCGGTCGAGTCGCAGCACCGCGAGTCCCTTCTCGGTCAACGTGCCGAGGTCGCCCCCCGAGCCCTTCACCCAGAGGAGCTCGACGTCTTCGCCGGTGACCGGGTCGGCATCCGTCCCCTTGGCCGACGTGTTCCCCCCGGCATAGTTGGTCACTGCCGGGTCCGCCCCAACCGGTTGCTCCGTTCGATGAGCTCAGCGACGGTCTCGTTCGTCATGTCCATGTCCTTCGTGAGAGTTGTCGTACGCGAGGGGTCACAACACGCCGTGCGAACGCGCGCGGATGCGGCGTGTTGTGACCCCTCGGCGAGGAGGGGAGAGTCAGGCGCCCCAGCCGGCCTGGGTGCCACCGACGCGGTCGGCGGCGATGCGCTGTTGGTAGCCGGATGCCGCATAGGCGGCCATCGGGTCGGCGGGGAGACCGCGCGACTCGCGCCACTGCGCGAGCGCGGGGCGCGCGTCGGTATAGAAGGCATCCATCAGCACGGCGTTCGCGCCCAGGACATCGTTCGCGGACTGCGCGGCA
Protein-coding sequences here:
- a CDS encoding rhamnulokinase; protein product: MSEESRAARERTASGTVAAIDLGATSGRVMLGQIGPDVLELEAVARFPNGPVRLASGLHWDLTRLYAEALAGLASAAREAPDLASIGIDSWAVDYVLLRGDRMLGEPFHYRDERTAAGIEAVHARHPFADLYRRNGLQFLPFNTLYQLAAERQGGMLEVADHALLIPDALAFQLTGVRVSELTNASTTGLVRIADGQWDAQLCDDLGIPSSLLPPLVDPGERIGSLRPDLAADLGTSAEVVAVGSHDTASAVVAVPMTDPTSAAYISCGTWGLVGVELEHPVISDAAREANFTNERGVDGRIRFLHNVMGLWLLSESVRQWERETDEAIDLPTLLGNAAEVAAPAEVFDAGDARFLTPGDLPGRIADWYRERGMAPPITRAAITRAIVESLAEAFASTVRTASELSGQPVRTIHLVGGGALNRLLCQRTADRAGVPVLAGPVEATALGNVLVQARAVGLVAGALEDLRYRVVRTHQPRQYDPAPSSRIR
- a CDS encoding methionine synthase — translated: MTLLPTSTAGSLPKPSWLAQPETLWSPWKLDDDILAEGKRDALRLALADQQHAGIDIVSDGEQSRQHFVTTFIEHLEGVDFERRETVRIRDRYDASVPTVVGPVARKAPVFVQDAAFVRAHTDRPVKWALPGPMTMIDTLYDAHYGSREELAWEFAGILNQEAKELAAAGVDIVQFDEPAFNVFFDDVNDWGIAALERAAEGLTCETAVHVCYGYGIKANTDWKASLGSEWRQYERIFPRIRESSIDIVSLECHHSHVPMDLIELIRDKKVMVGAIDVASTTVETPDEVADTLRRALQFVDAENLYPSTNCGMAPLPRDVARGKLAALSAGAAIVRSELAG
- a CDS encoding DUF1852 domain-containing protein, giving the protein MRLTSPPVPVFTLDRVRFDEDYRPLDNTRITTNFANLARGENRQENLRNAIRMINNRFNELADGDNESADRYSVDLDIVSVSIDLDEDGDGERFPIIEVLETTIVDHHSGTRLPGIVGNNFSSYVRDYDFSVVLPAHNAGGSGFSVPEDFGVLHGNLFRSFVASDAYTRHFAKAPVICLSVSSTKTYHRTATRHPVLGVEYRQDEYSLTDDYFAKMGMQVRYFMPPRSSAPLAFYHVGDLLADYSDLELIATISTMETFQKIYRPEIYNANSAAPARFQPSLTQPDYSLTRIEYDREERSRLAVEQGRFAQEHFIEPHRETLELWSAQFSARELEGVQA